DNA sequence from the Desmodus rotundus isolate HL8 chromosome 4, HLdesRot8A.1, whole genome shotgun sequence genome:
GTGAAACTTTTTCAAGTTAAACATAGGTGATCTCTTACTTAAAAAAACTTAACAACTAGAGAAGTAGTTAGGAACCAGAATACCAGTATTTGAATCCAGCCTCTGCCAGCCACTTCCCTGTCAAACCTGGAAGTAATTaggtctctgtgcctgtttccagAGTTTTCAAGGGGGATAACAACCAAACCGGCTCTGAGGGGTGTAGTAGAGATTAAATGAGTTTACCATCTAAAGAGTACTCAGTGAAGGAGCCGGCACGCAACACGCTCCCACGTGCTCAATAAAGATCAAGTTGTGGGTAAGTGCACACCTACCACAGCTGAGCGCGTCActtaggaaaaataaatcaatcgagctcagaaggaaccaacttCAATTTAAGGCCGGTTACGAACTGCTTAGTTGTAAGAAAATGACACTGTGACTGTCACTGATATTTCTGTTTTCCCAGAAGTTGAGTCTTTCCATTGGTGTGATACATGCAGGCCCTAAGAAATGAGacactgttacagaacagaccccgggtggggggtggtggtgaacgATGTACTATTACAGAATGGACCCCTGCCTTGTGTTCCAGGGGCCCCCCCCTGCCCTACCGGGTTCGCCATGCCCACTGCTAGgaaaagatgtctctcaatggcagagattggtgaaaaagaaaggaattatttatttaaaagttatacagacttacagtaatgacttaatgtcttcattaaaatattaaagtcctttagaatacccacaaacacacacagtcctcccttctccctctgcccagtccagggtaccatatctcaggaaaagaagtagaagtccgtggctcagacagcccctcagttcccagcaccatcagctgtgtctccACTAAGATCTCCAGTTAACCCAAatcatgtggcaccttctcatggcccaccagcaagagtcctttctccccttttcttcccagcaaggtctctcctgcttcctaagccacgtggcaaaagggagcaccccaaagccgcatggtcctgtcaccaaagctgcatggtcTCCACCTTCcatggctgccaggcctgggtttaaatcccagcacccatcttcctctgcagccccatttccgactcctcccacaatcagttacacctgccagcattcccatactTTTCCAGTtctactgggctgccatagtaagtctgggcaggcgtggccccatgacatggagccaatcatctctaaCTCTcccgcaggccctgtaaccagggggagttgcctcccagttacatcaagggttgaagtcactcccatctccccggctcaaagcagggccacggAAATGTAAcacatctatgaaaccagttaaaagttatagatatgttaaatgaccatgccagaggttatctgcaaactgttgctatacaaaacagctctcaatggccctgctccaagtGTCCCATCCCCCAGATCAGACTTATGGGGataaggacatcctatatatatattttttttttttttaatatttcctggacaccttgagttttggaccccattacaaatccctgtttgggggcCCCCTGGCTATACCCTGTATCAACACTCACCActgagattcttttttaaagactcatctctaaatatttaaagaaagagaaagaaatataaatgttcaCATTTTAGAAGCGAATAACATTCATTAAATAACATTCATTAATTTCATGAAGGATTACAAGTATCCAAAGcaagcataaaaataattaagcCAGGGGAAAGTCTTTGATATGTAGTAATATGATATGTAATAACAACTGACATAAGGACATTAcgtaaaatatgtaaaagaacaAGTAGAGAAAAAAGTCTGAAGGAATAAATACTACTTAATATCCATTATGACTTCAAAGTCCTTTTTTATTCTGTACTAGCTTGATTCAGaactagagagagagagcagtAGAAGAGGCTCCCTTGGCAACCATCTCCAGTACCCCGATCAGTCGACCACACCCTTGGGAGCTCCCCCTCCAAATCTTAGTGCGCAGTTTCTAAACTTCATGCACAAACGACCCCTCCTTCCCAGGCACAGCCATACAACCTAACTTACTGGGCCCGGCCCTTTCCACCTGCCCCATTCCCCACACCTGTGCACAGGATGTTTGACAGCCACCTGGGAAGAGATTCTGAGTGAAAAGCTGTGCCATCAGCAAGCATCTGGTCACTCGCATTTCACAGGCAGGAAAGGACAAATTCATTTTGCATCCATTCTCAGAGCAGCAGGCACATTTGTAAGCAAGAAGAATTCCCTTTCTGCTAAGGAGGGACACCGGACTGGGTGGGACACAGTTTGGTATGTCACTAGAAGGTGTCTGAAGGCTGGTCCTCACCTAGGACCCCCACACAACAAAGAAACCCATTATCTAGTAGCTTTGGGAATCCCTTCCTCCTCACGAACTTCATTCGAGGCATTCATCATGCAAAGAGTGTCGTCAATTTAAAAAGTCACTGAAATTGGTCAAATTGGGTAATTTAGGCAAAGCTTAAACTAAAACATCTGCCATTTTAAAACTGGATACAATCATATGAATGTCTGTAACTAATTCCTTCAGAACGTACCTAGAATGAAACTAAGTTCTGCAACGTAACTCTGTTAGTAAGATCAAACATGAGCTCCAAAACGAGACGGGACCACTGCTTTATGGAAATATTTCGAGACTGTATTCTCTGAACACTTCTTTCAAAAGATGAAAACTCAGCCCTgcccaatgtggctcagtgggtggggtgtcaacccccccgcccccccggcaagtgaaaggtcaccaattcgattcctggtcaggcaagCAGTGTGTTTCTCGCCCATATTGGTGTTTCTcccgctctctccctcccttctcctctctctaaaactaaaatcttaaaaaaaaagatgaaaactcaACCTCGTTACTTGACATTATATCAGTAATAATGAAACCCCCTCCATTCTTGCCCCTTCTTGCAGGTTAAAGTAGCCACCCCTGTGAGCCTGCACCCACGCAGAGCTCAAGCGCACACACGCTGCCGGGCAGATTTCTGCAGACATCGGGAAGAAACCTCATTTCAATCTGCGATTATGAGAAAATTATAcacttttttagaaaaaatggcaaatggaaggaaaatactgtttttcaatGAGCTCTCTACATTAATCTGCTCTTTTCGAACTTTTAAACAGTTAAAGCAAAACAtccaaaaattcaaaatgaagggaaaaaacccTGGAAAGCCACCCAAAGGGCTACGCAGTAAGCACAGTGAAAGTGCACGGGCCCTGAGTCCCTTCAACCTGGGGCAGAATCCGAGCCCGTGAACACGGTGTGACCTCGGCAAGACCAAACGCTGAGCTCTAAAACAGAAACAGTAACGTCGACTCCTCGTGGTCACTTGTGGCTGATGTGAGAGAATCTATGTTATACAGTGAATTCTGTGATATGACTACAAGTAGAAAAGTGATTACGACTTAAAGACGAATGTACTACTTACACTTCCACCATGCTGCTCCAGCTTCTGTAACACACTGGTGATTGGCTCTTTGAATTTCTTGTCTCTTAGTCTCTtcgaaagctttaaaaataagattaggggaaataaaatgatttggAAAAGCAGTAATATTCACCATAAGTATAAGTAAAACTTCACTAAAAAACAGGCTAACCAAAAATAATGTCCTTGAACCTTTCCTGTACATGAGCACCACTTCATCTGCTTTAGGCTCCAAGGCTTCTTCTAGGAAGTGTCTTACTGAGATGTGCATATAATAGCTGCCACTCTACTTCTTGGGAATAAAAatctattaatttaattatttcaaataataccAACCCTACACAATCTGCCACAGTgtggtatccagagtaagtgtTCTATGAAATTGCatacttttccattttataatttgCAAGAGCATTTGGAGAACTGTGATGGAAAGCTAAGCCTCTCAAACACGTGTTTCCGATAGTAATATACAATTACATAAGAGGGCGGATAAGCTCTGCATATAGTTCATAGCTCATCAACATGGGCATGATGCCACTACATTGCTCATAATCTGTGTGCGTCAACTTCGCTTACTTCTTATCGCAACTCTAAGTTCTGTCCATCAGGAGCTTTCCGCTGAAAACATCTAAAGAGTAAACTGTCATTGGTTAAATGTTCTGTGAAACATAAGGATGACTCTGGTTAAGATAATGAGGTTTATtctttgggctttgttttctgAGGTTCTGAATCACTTGAAGCCGTCACAtcatgaagagagggagagaaggcacGATGCACAGTCACGGCCACTCGCTGACCTTTGCAGTACTTACACTTGTGAGCAGATGTTTCAGGTGGTCATTTAGAGAAGGACCGACAAGGACACTTAACTGCACCAGAGCATTTAATCCTCTTTCAAAGACTTCATCTTCTGAATGAGCCTGTGGAGTGTTGGTCGGTCAGGGGTGTAGAGATacgaggggaaagaaaagaaaaagaaaatgtgttatgAGAAAGGACAAGccgggagaaaaaaaataagattgaatGTTCAAAATTAGAACATGATCAACCAaacccagaatttaaaaaataacctttaatGCAAGACATGTAGAAGcaacatacaaattttattaaaaatgagacTGCAACATTAACTAAGATACATCGCAGCATGCAGAAATACTGCTGTGAGGTTCATTGCTTTCCCTCATTACTCAAAATGTCCCATTTTACTTTTAGTGCACCCTTTAAAGGTGTTGTCAAGTAAATGATTATCTGGCTCTGAATAAGAGTGACTTAATTCTGCATATATATCACAGTAACAGGTAAAAAGCTAATTTTCatacaatttggaagaaaaggaagacataaaatatCCCAAATATACCGTAGAAAATTCAAAGAGTAAAGAATGTACCAGGGCTGCCTTTAGCACAGGGATCAGTCTGGGAAGCAAAGGCACGGCTTTTTCAGCAGCGTCTTGGACCAGAAGCAATTCTCGAAAACCCTCTTTTGAAACAAAGGTGTACGGATGTTTAGTCTCTCTCAAGCCCTGACAAagacccaaaacaaaacaaaacaaaatccacatTAGCTTATGCTAGTAAGAAAAACTTATGTGAGAATCAAGTCTTATTGTTTTCCTAATCATGACATATAATTTTAACCTTACAGTtttaaataaacaggaaaattGGAGAATAAGAGACATACATGAGACAAAGGATCTCTATccgaaggaagggagggaggaagggaaaataataagaaaaaaattaaagaaacagaaaaaagaaacaggaaaaaaagaaaagagaaacaaaaaaaatgaattttaaaaaggaaagaaaggaagggggtaaagagagaaagggaggaaaggagagaaaaggtaaatagaaaaaaaggaagagaaaaacatactagtataataaatacattttgtataCATCCCTAAATACTACCCGAGAGCACAATGCATTAGTCTGAAATGTGTGTTTACAAACATTTTATGAATGCATAATTATTGGACCCTTTACCttgattttataatttgttttcctgacacaaatgttaaataatataaaagaacctattcaatttttttaattctataaaagCACCTCCATGATTTTCTACTTAAAAtgtacaagaaaacaaaaccttagAAAATTCTACAAAAAAACATTAGGGCGTCAACAGCAGTCACCCAAGAAACACACTGTTCATACAGGActagggacagggacagggacagaccAGCCACCCACGGTCTGACTTGGTTTGAATGGAAACCGCTGATGCTCTCCTGATTTGACTCGTTCAACAGAGATGCTCCTCCACGTTGAGTCTAACTGCTTTTATATTTCAAGTATGCACATTTCAACCATTTACCTATAAATACCAGTGTAGACTAACCTCATGCTTATAAAGCTGATTAATTAGCTTCTGATAATCACATGCCAATTACCGGTATACGTAGTTCCTAAGACAGTGTAGTGTTTGAATGCCTATCATTTGGCTCTTGATTCAAAAGTAAAGATTTCAATTTACTGATGAGttacaaaataacatttaatgtaattttaaaagatatttttcccaTAAATACTTAGGAGAGATGGCATATTTATTTACCTCAGCTAAAGTAATGAGAAGAGGATCAAATGGAAGATTTTCAGGAGGACATTCCCACTGTAATCTGTGTTTTACTGAACCATGGACCAATCTACAGTATAAAAACCAGTGAATGTAACACGAACAATGTAATCATATATTAAGCAGTGATTCTCTAACACAAAATACTCTTTCTGGaacataaccacatcaaaattattttgtaacatGTAGGAAAACCATGACTTCAAACCATATTACAAAGACAGGTTATAAAGCAATGCTTACAATCCTACAAATCCTTACCCTTTCAGCAAAACTGTTGCAAAACTAAACAATCCCGTATTTGCTAAATCTACAGGTTTGGAGCTCAAGCATGTTGTTATCTGTGAGTCTCAATGCAAATGTTACAGTTGATACATTTCAGTCATCATTATAACAAAATAatgtactgaaaataaaaaatacaagtgtaataattagaaacaaaattattttagaacaAACATTGTTTTTCACATACAGACAACTGAACGCTAACAGAAATGATTTGAAGTCTAGCCAGAGGTTATCCGTCTGAAAGAAAAAACGGACTTCAGGAAGGAGACACGGCCCACGCAGGGTAACAAAGTGGCAGCCCCTTGGATTAAagttcctgctgctgcttctttcttttaaacagcCTGCACTGAGGCATAACTCACATGCAATAAGCTGCACTTACTTAAAGTGCACGGTGTGGTGAGTTTTGATGTGTGAACATACACATCGAGCCGTCACCGCCATCATTAACAGGTAACTTCTTTACCACCCTCAAATGTTCTCAACTTGACTCCTTCCTCTGAGTGATGCTCATAACAGCAAGAGGCCTCAGGGacactgttttacatttttagcaACAATCAATTGCTCTGGGTGGGTAAGGAAGTATAAGAATGTTAACAGGGTTTCGATTTAGAATATCATTGTCATCCAAATCTGAAAACACCATTGAAAATTACATTGCttatatattagaaaaacaaagcaaaacagacaaGGATGTTCTGATTATTCTTTccacaatgaaaagaaaattctctATCAACTCTATCAGGCTAAAACTGAATATACtcataagaaataaatgattgTAGAGAGTGAAATCTCACAATAATATCACTCTATTAGTAACTTatattgctttctttaaaataatcctgAATTCTCTCTAGAAAGGTGGAAAGAATTAAATCAAAAGTAAGCAAAAACAGACATACGTACCAATTAAGAAATAttattacaaatataattttgaagtttttaaaattttgtaacttaaaatatacttatttgtatacttaaaatataatttcaaaaataaaaacacttttattaaatTGTCAACTTTCAGTTTACAAACAAAATAGGATGATGTATTTTGTACCCTGCACAAGCCAATGAATGCTTATATTGTTTCAGAAACTGGTTCGATCAATTTCTTAAACTATTTGGTGGCTTACTGGAGATCTATTGATAAttctattttggaaataaaattattttcttcaacaaTGTCCCAGGATCTATACCAATCTAAGCCCAAAAGTGTAAGTCACCTTTAGTTCAACCTCCCtcataaataaaactttcaataCATTCAAACTGAGTATTGCATTGATTTTACTCAATTATTTTGAATAACGTGGTGAGCTACAACTTGCATTGATCTTACCTGCAAGGAATACCTCCTTTGGAGTAAACAGCTGCAAATGCAGAAGGGGCTCGTGATTGTTCaccaaactgaaataaaatatgacaaaaatacaataaatattactCTCACCTCCACCTTGTTGGTATCTAATCAATCTTAATCCTGCTGAGGTCAGAGGCAAAAGAACACCCTGACTTTCCGGCCACTTTCAACTTCCCAGTGTATCTCTGTGCTGAGAGCAACGCAACTGAGAAAGGCATCAGTCCTCTCGGGACTGAGTGAATACACAACCACAGACACACACCATGTGTTTCCTTTCACCCCTACCTTGTTTCAGAAGGCTCGAAGGTGCTGAAACCATTTATATAAACAGATAAATATAATACAGATAAGCATACAGTATCATAAATAAGATAACACTTCtcatcctctccccactgtgACTGGCCTTTTAAGGTGAGAGCTGAAGGGAGCAGAGGTGTTACGTGAGGGGAAGCACTCTTGTTTTCAGCCTTCAGCACATTTTCTGCCTGTCCTCCAGCTAGGTATGGGTGCTCTGGATGGTCAGAGAACCTGTCATTTCCCAAACTGGCCTTCTGCTTCCGTAAGAATCAAAGGCTCACACTGGGCAGGAGTAATAGGGCTGGAGCCTGAGCAAGACCCTCAGAAACACATGCCCACATGTGCCTGCCTAGACATGTAACTTCACAACTCTCAGTTTTGCTACCCATTATTATCTTATGAATAGATTAAATCTGGACCTACTCTCAAAGGGGATTTAAGAGGTGATCAATCACAGCagttaaaaaaatcacagcataCAGAGTTTCAATATAATTGGTCAGAGaccaaagatataaaaaataaatatttcacaacATAGTACTCTGAATACAATCAAATGAAACAGTTGTTTAAGATATAAAATAGAAACTTACTATGCATAACTagctaaaaaatttttaattgcatgcaataattaaaaaatatacttaaaagtttaAGTTCAGAATTAGCCCTGTTCCCTCTGGAAACACACATTTTGagtaaaaatacatatgaaatttcattaaaataaaatatcacaataaaAGATTCATTTGCGGAGCTTAATCCATGTTCTGCATAGTAATTCACAGCAACAGTAGTATTTTATTCATCGAGTTATAATTCCTGctgagaaaaatatgttttaaaaattgtttctaagtAAGAATCATATCAGATAAGTAACTGAAAAAGGGTCCCttatattaggaaaaaattaagacaaatcaATTAACTATGAGAAAAGGAAGCAACAGCAAGAAAGTATCAGAGTATTCTTcaggatttcaattttcttgacaCTGTGTAAATTacagaaagaagcaaaggaaCATAGATTctcaaactgtttttctttttttttttttttaaagagagacatCATCCTTTGAAAGACAGGtattttttatagatttatttatttatttttagaggggaaaggagggagaaagaggagagaaacatcaatgtatggttgcctttcaaacacccctactggggacctggcttgcaacccaagcTGGAGACCTGACTGGGGAATTGAagcagcaaccctctggttctcaaaccagcactcaatccactgagccacaccagccagggctcattttacttttctaagtCAGATAATGTCCTGTTTCTTGGAACATTCATTGTATCCTTGCCTAAGTATCTGCCATATTTCACCGGCCATCAAAATCAGAGAACCAGTTATTCTCATAACCCCTTTCCAGGGCTGAAACCACTATCATCTTACCCCATGGAAGGCTGGGCCAAATGCACCTGGTATTGTTGCTCAGGTGTGTTCACTTTTGGATAATTCACTGATCTACACACAATTATGTACTTTTATGTGCCTAAATCTCTGGTTTGTTAAATCTGATTAAATTGCCAGGAAAAGGCAACAGGAGTCTAGCACTGTGGTTAGGATTTCTGGTGGAGCAAATTTATCGATCACAGAAAAATGGTTACAGACCTTTATGCAACTATCAAGGCATGCAATTCATCCTATGACAACTAAATGTAAGTTTATTCATTGATATCAGAATGTCAAATAAtcatagcaaataaaaaataaggctaACATGCAATTTGTTTTCTATCCTACAATACACACCCACGAATGAGACAGGATATACCAAAACTGGTTAATATCCACTCCACACCTTTCACCTGCGCTCACTTCCACACCCTCTCCACCCTTCGTCATCACTGCCACAGGCCCTTCCTGCTTCACTGCCTCAGCACTAGCACAAGAGCCTTAAGACAGGATCCAAAGGGTTCAACGGTGTGCTAGCGCATGTTACTCAGCTaaatctactgaatcagaaacttttGTACCTACCGGGTTAATTGTTTTAGGGTTAAGTTTATCACTTGGTCGAGGGTGAACTTTTCTTGCAGACTCTGGTGAACTGGCTGACGACGAGGATTTGCTTCGTTGAACGGCAGTCCTATGTTTTATTTGTGGACTTGATAATGTCCTTTGGTTAAAATTACCTGGaaaagaaacccagaaaaatcaacaaaaaaggtGAAAACAATAAAACTCACCCCACATGCATGTGGGTGACAGAATGTGTCATTAATAAAGTTCCCCTCTGCACCGAAAAAGCAGTGTCGTACCCGGCACTCTGCTTCCCAGCCGCACGTCTCCATGGCACTCTGATTTCTGCATTGCTTCCCCTTTACTCCTGCAGGTAAATGAAACTTGATTTCAAAAAATTTGGAGGAAATTCACTAACAATATAAAGACCAAAACAGAACAGAgtagaaaatacagtaaaagacCCACAAAAAAACAGTATGATATGgagaaaaatacttgaaaagactaatgagaaaatataaaattatatcatcTCCAGTAAGATCAAGAACAGTAAATTTAAAACTggctgagaaaatgaaatgtataaaaccacattttttcccttcaaattatCAAAATATACTGTTAGGCACTCAGTTGCAATCCTCTGGTTACAGGCAGAAAACATGAACTAGATTTTTGAGGATTGGTTGGCACGTCGCCTACGGTCTCCACCTTCTCTGGCCTCTATATTTCCAAAGTCCCAAATGTCATCGTCTGCATATCAAGTCCTGCTTTTGCAGTGACGTAATAGACTGTCCCACTCAATGGTCCATGAGCTCCTTGAATTAACTGAACATAACCCAGAAGTTATCACACACACTGAAGTTGTATATCCCTTGTTAACTCAAGGAACCACCAGTTTTCTGGCCCATCAGGCTGAAAAACTTATAGACCAtagctgtttccttttcttttgcttcctccACTCAACTCTGCGGAAGTGTCCAACGTGGTTTGGCGAGGCAGAAAGAGCTCTGGGCTCAAATCTGGGTTTGCATCTCATCTCTGCCAATTATGAGGCTCACCAATTCAGGCAGATTATTTAACCTCCCTAAGCTCCGATGTCCTGATCTATTAAGAGAGGTGAATCAAGCCTATTAAAGCCGTGGCTGAGTCACATCATCAACTTGCTCACCAGCCAATGGAGGTtcacctctccctcttcctgatttccctcttttttgttAATGAAAGGGGTTTAGTTCATAACCCATGATTTCCTGCCTAATCGGTGATTTCCTAACGTCTATCTCTACCAAGGAATCCTACACCACACACACCCAGACCCACATACCCAACTGCCCGCTGGGATCTCCAGGCCAAGCTCCAATCCTAAGTTCCCGTAGCCTTTCCCATCTTCTCTGTTTCTCAAATGTTCTTTTCCACGGCCCCCTAATTTCTGCACTGCTTCCTCTGTATTTCAACttgatttcttcctctctcccttgcaTAACACTCCAGTCATTCTTTTATTAGAGTATTTTCCACTTCACACCTGTAAC
Encoded proteins:
- the PACRGL gene encoding PACRG-like protein isoform X1, which codes for MSKGEAMQKSECHGDVRLGSRVPGNFNQRTLSSPQIKHRTAVQRSKSSSSASSPESARKVHPRPSDKLNPKTINPFGEQSRAPSAFAAVYSKGGIPCRLVHGSVKHRLQWECPPENLPFDPLLITLAEGLRETKHPYTFVSKEGFRELLLVQDAAEKAVPLLPRLIPVLKAALAHSEDEVFERGLNALVQLSVLVGPSLNDHLKHLLTSLSKRLRDKKFKEPITSVLQKLEQHGGSESLMVIKAKIPTYCSIRC
- the PACRGL gene encoding PACRG-like protein isoform X2; this encodes MQKSECHGDVRLGSRVPGNFNQRTLSSPQIKHRTAVQRSKSSSSASSPESARKVHPRPSDKLNPKTINPFGEQSRAPSAFAAVYSKGGIPCRLVHGSVKHRLQWECPPENLPFDPLLITLAEGLRETKHPYTFVSKEGFRELLLVQDAAEKAVPLLPRLIPVLKAALAHSEDEVFERGLNALVQLSVLVGPSLNDHLKHLLTSLSKRLRDKKFKEPITSVLQKLEQHGGSESLMVIKAKIPTYCSIRC